Proteins encoded together in one Chitinophaga sp. LS1 window:
- a CDS encoding class I SAM-dependent methyltransferase yields MSRMLWNERYTKGLPSLDIPDPYFIGMYEQFPAGGRALDLAAGSGRHTLYLAERGWEVTAVDFSDVAMEQLSLRAEGLKVKTVCADLSAFEIADKYDLIVLYYYFDVAIFPAIIDALKPGGVLILKLAIERADNENILPLLNELEQLNYSQRPVKHRGVAEGLFKKI; encoded by the coding sequence ATGAGTAGAATGCTGTGGAATGAACGATACACGAAAGGCCTTCCTTCATTGGACATACCAGATCCTTATTTTATTGGCATGTATGAGCAGTTTCCTGCTGGTGGAAGGGCTTTGGATCTGGCGGCTGGTAGTGGCAGGCATACGTTGTACCTGGCCGAGAGAGGGTGGGAGGTGACGGCGGTAGATTTTTCGGATGTGGCGATGGAGCAGTTAAGTTTGCGTGCGGAGGGGTTGAAGGTGAAGACAGTGTGTGCGGATTTGTCTGCTTTTGAAATTGCGGACAAATATGATCTCATTGTATTGTATTATTATTTTGATGTGGCGATATTTCCGGCTATTATCGATGCGCTGAAACCTGGTGGGGTGCTGATTTTGAAACTGGCGATTGAGCGTGCAGACAATGAAAATATATTACCCTTATTGAATGAACTTGAGCAGCTCAATTATAGCCAGCGCCCAGTAAAACACAGGGGCGTGGCAGAAGGTCTTTTTAAAAAAATATAA
- a CDS encoding DUF6515 family protein: protein MKTRILIMMLVAGGTFMTVSAQQQPKGKAPVVKTVPKNAKATTYKGVKYQVVDGKYYKPVSGGYEEVSAPPVGIQVDKVPTGFQRKEHKGVKYYYKDNVYYKEVKGKFEVCAKPW, encoded by the coding sequence ATGAAGACTAGAATTTTAATTATGATGTTGGTTGCTGGTGGTACTTTTATGACAGTATCTGCACAGCAGCAGCCAAAGGGGAAGGCTCCAGTAGTGAAGACTGTACCAAAGAATGCAAAAGCCACTACTTATAAGGGTGTAAAGTACCAGGTGGTAGACGGTAAGTATTACAAACCTGTATCTGGCGGTTATGAAGAAGTGTCAGCACCTCCGGTAGGCATCCAGGTAGATAAGGTACCCACAGGGTTCCAGCGAAAGGAGCATAAAGGTGTGAAGTATTATTACAAGGATAATGTTTACTATAAGGAAGTGAAGGGTAAATTTGAAGTGTGTGCAAAGCCCTGGTAA
- a CDS encoding alpha-ketoglutarate-dependent dioxygenase AlkB family protein has translation MLLFEDNELFDQGKVRYINYALPDTTLELREQFFPKNESDHYFKLLKENTPWKQHNRKMYDRILPDPRLIAYYGGENGLEWTQELLDIKMKVEAACGVYFNRVLLNHYRDGNDSVAWHSDTLPADGIHHPIASVTFGETRLFKVRHKTRKDVLPLDIPLTHGSFLLMGKTMQDFYEHHVPKTSRKIGARINLTFRISDTAKKVY, from the coding sequence ATGCTACTTTTTGAAGACAATGAGCTGTTTGATCAGGGAAAAGTGAGGTACATTAACTATGCCCTGCCGGATACTACCCTCGAACTGCGGGAGCAGTTTTTTCCTAAAAATGAATCAGACCATTATTTTAAACTCCTGAAAGAAAATACCCCCTGGAAACAGCATAACCGAAAGATGTATGATAGGATACTGCCAGATCCACGCTTAATTGCTTATTACGGGGGTGAAAATGGACTGGAATGGACACAAGAGCTACTGGATATCAAAATGAAAGTAGAAGCTGCCTGTGGGGTTTATTTTAACAGGGTATTGCTAAATCATTACAGGGACGGCAATGATTCAGTCGCATGGCATAGCGATACGCTACCTGCAGATGGCATACATCATCCAATTGCCTCGGTGACCTTTGGCGAGACACGATTATTTAAAGTGAGACATAAGACGAGAAAAGATGTGCTGCCGCTGGATATACCGCTCACACACGGCAGCTTTTTGCTGATGGGTAAAACCATGCAGGATTTTTATGAACACCATGTGCCAAAGACCAGCAGAAAGATTGGTGCAAGAATTAACCTGACTTTCAGGATTTCGGATACCGCTAAGAAGGTGTACTGA
- a CDS encoding beta-1,3-glucanase family protein — protein MKIRPFFSLRVFCTRLVVLLGLSMSIGTTVHAQTTVPFTLYNNSAYTDANVYVAVIGIINDNHVWIDPKTGAVNPMSTSYNTVSGPVINGNYGPGGNGKYAACFAKLSEIPNKVVNVPGIAGCRILISFNSQLYLYFFGASGSPSGYAAPNLANPTDPNQGIRYENIELTNASNGLWVNTTRVDAYQYPMGLEVWGNSSFYQKVGETVTHSYILNQWQTTAPTEFAGCYDATNGIIHFPSKTTAWQSGGAQASYFGSYVDAIWSKYTSGNLIFNAGDAGTWSGKVSGSTFTFTRSSDGAVGTISAKPSQIEVMEGSGVMASGGQWDKVVQAQICAAINRHAIDLTKATGVTQDFSTPSLYYQTAPYNWYCKFWHRSDITFNSLTYAFCYDDVFNQSSTINAPSPTRATITIGGFAGLTSNSPVTVYKDCNYAGYAVGLSTGTYTLSQLNALGILNDDISSLKVSSGYKVTLYKNDNFGGATASFTADDACLVDNNFNDSTSSLKVETTSSTTSIKIEAENYNYMSGVQTETTSDAGGGLNVGYIDAGDWLSYEVTIPATGSYVVDYRVASTSSGNTLRLEKDAGATQLGTVTIPNTGGWQVWSNVAHTVSLPAGTYSIGIATATGNFNFNYLTITSTSGARAAAANTVTEDTHTTVTLSPNPVSNQLYIRNNDKIRTMSVFDISGHAIMQVTNPGTNINVSSLVPGVYIIKIDRKDGSQKTVKILKQ, from the coding sequence ATGAAAATCAGACCTTTCTTTTCCCTCAGGGTCTTTTGTACCCGCCTGGTCGTACTGCTTGGCCTTTCCATGTCTATTGGAACCACTGTACATGCCCAAACCACGGTTCCCTTTACCCTGTACAACAATTCTGCTTACACAGATGCCAACGTCTATGTTGCTGTAATTGGTATTATCAATGACAATCACGTATGGATTGACCCCAAAACAGGCGCAGTCAATCCTATGAGTACGTCTTATAATACAGTATCAGGTCCTGTCATCAATGGAAACTACGGCCCCGGTGGCAACGGCAAATACGCCGCCTGCTTCGCAAAGCTGAGTGAAATTCCAAACAAGGTGGTCAACGTTCCCGGCATCGCTGGTTGTCGTATCCTGATCTCCTTCAACTCACAGCTGTACCTTTATTTCTTCGGCGCTTCCGGCTCTCCCAGCGGTTATGCAGCACCCAATCTCGCTAATCCAACCGATCCCAACCAGGGCATCCGTTACGAGAACATTGAGCTGACAAACGCGTCTAATGGTCTGTGGGTAAATACTACGCGTGTAGATGCGTACCAATACCCAATGGGCCTCGAAGTATGGGGTAACAGCAGCTTCTATCAAAAAGTAGGGGAAACTGTCACACACAGTTACATCCTCAATCAGTGGCAGACTACCGCGCCTACTGAGTTTGCCGGTTGCTACGATGCGACCAACGGCATTATCCACTTCCCTTCCAAAACCACTGCATGGCAATCAGGCGGTGCACAGGCCAGCTACTTTGGCTCCTATGTAGATGCTATCTGGTCCAAGTACACCAGCGGTAACCTGATCTTCAATGCAGGTGATGCAGGTACATGGAGTGGTAAAGTGTCAGGTAGTACCTTCACCTTCACAAGAAGTTCCGATGGCGCTGTAGGCACCATCTCTGCCAAACCTTCCCAGATCGAAGTAATGGAAGGTAGTGGCGTGATGGCCAGCGGCGGTCAGTGGGACAAAGTAGTACAGGCACAGATCTGCGCTGCTATCAATCGTCATGCAATTGACCTGACTAAGGCCACTGGCGTGACACAGGATTTCTCTACGCCATCACTTTATTACCAGACCGCTCCTTACAACTGGTATTGTAAGTTCTGGCACCGTAGCGACATCACCTTTAATAGTCTGACGTATGCGTTCTGCTACGACGATGTTTTCAATCAGTCTTCTACCATCAATGCACCTTCTCCAACCCGCGCTACCATTACCATCGGTGGCTTTGCCGGCCTTACTTCCAACAGCCCGGTGACCGTCTACAAAGATTGTAACTACGCTGGTTATGCAGTAGGTCTGAGCACAGGTACTTATACCCTGAGTCAGCTGAATGCACTGGGTATTCTGAATGACGATATCTCCTCTCTGAAAGTAAGCTCAGGTTATAAAGTAACCCTGTACAAGAATGATAATTTTGGTGGTGCTACAGCTAGCTTCACAGCTGATGACGCATGTCTGGTAGACAACAACTTCAACGACTCTACATCTTCTCTAAAAGTTGAAACGACCAGCAGCACTACGTCTATCAAGATCGAAGCAGAGAACTACAATTACATGTCAGGCGTACAGACAGAAACCACCAGCGATGCAGGTGGCGGACTGAATGTAGGTTATATTGATGCAGGTGACTGGCTGAGTTATGAAGTAACAATCCCCGCTACCGGTTCTTATGTAGTAGACTATCGTGTAGCTAGTACCTCTTCCGGCAATACACTGCGCCTTGAAAAAGATGCTGGAGCTACACAACTGGGCACTGTCACCATTCCTAATACAGGTGGCTGGCAGGTATGGTCCAATGTAGCACATACTGTATCTCTGCCTGCTGGTACTTACAGTATCGGTATTGCCACTGCTACTGGTAATTTCAACTTTAATTACCTGACCATTACCAGTACTTCCGGCGCAAGAGCAGCTGCTGCTAACACTGTTACAGAAGACACGCACACTACGGTGACCCTGTCTCCTAACCCGGTCAGCAACCAGCTGTATATCCGTAATAATGATAAGATCAGAACCATGAGTGTTTTCGACATCAGCGGACATGCGATTATGCAGGTAACCAATCCTGGCACAAACATCAATGTATCTTCATTGGTACCTGGTGTTTACATTATCAAAATAGACCGCAAAGATGGTAGTCAGAAGACTGTGAAGATCCTGAAACAATAA